TTTCAGGGCCAACGCTTTGAGGGCACTCGGCCGAATCTGCAAGGGATTCGCATTCAAGATATTCAGCGGAAACTGCGCGCGACTGCCGTAGCTGACAAACAAATCGCCGGAGAATAGTAATCGTTCCTGTTTCCACCAGAACCCCATGTGCCCGGCGGTATGCCCAGGTAAGTGGACCGCCGTGAGCCCATTGGCAACGTCCAACACGTCGCCGTCCGCCAGCCAATGGTCCGGCGTAAAACGGCGAAATGCGAGCAGCGGCCGGCCAACGGCCTCTAGCCAGCCTGTGATGCGTGTCTTACCGGTGTACTTGGCTTTCCCAACATAGTAATCCGCATCGAGACGCGGCGCAGCGATCCAGGCGTGATACTTCTTTGCCAGGTAGTTCACGTTCAAAATGTGGTCGAGATGCCCATGCGTCACCACGATCCCCTGAATTGGTTCGTCCTGCCATCCGGAGCGACGCAGCGCCCGACTTAGTAATCGGGGGCCACCAATAAAGCCACCATCGATCAGAATCAGCCCACGTGAATCACGTAGTGCATAAAAGCAGATCGCCGGGGCACGGATTTGTAAGATCGCGGGATGAATCAAACGCATACGATGCCCATCGCACAAAAGGATCGAGCTACTTCTCTTCAAGATAGCCGTAAAGCTCTCAAACGATAAGGATGCTGGATAATTCCCCTCTCTTCGTTGCCTTTGCTATCCCTTTGCGGTTAGCTTACGCAGAGCCCCTCGAT
The Blastopirellula marina genome window above contains:
- a CDS encoding MBL fold metallo-hydrolase is translated as MRLIHPAILQIRAPAICFYALRDSRGLILIDGGFIGGPRLLSRALRRSGWQDEPIQGIVVTHGHLDHILNVNYLAKKYHAWIAAPRLDADYYVGKAKYTGKTRITGWLEAVGRPLLAFRRFTPDHWLADGDVLDVANGLTAVHLPGHTAGHMGFWWKQERLLFSGDLFVSYGSRAQFPLNILNANPLQIRPSALKALALKPAGILPNHCDAAEPPVHVKRLEQLLERHTLAPHAGHS